A DNA window from Rossellomorea marisflavi contains the following coding sequences:
- a CDS encoding LysR family transcriptional regulator encodes MTIEQLKYIVEIGKTGSLKAAAEQLHITLPALSQSIKQLEKELNIPIFHRSRRGSIPTEEGRRLIEKAQVVLLKLQDFMDEVETYTETMNGEIKVATYPGPMEILVRVITELKREYPNVKASVYENSTEFIIDRVLEGEVDVGFITYTEKEEKRYRNLVFKKLVDGHMVAAVNKHSPLAKETLITQDMLIGQPIVLYNDKYIQEFMKGFSSLPFDILFTTNNVDTIRLALETNTAINIGFDYAFRTDAGLSRSAEYVLVNFAPPYYKTYSFGYFYNANNGLSRVIREFLKRVRSVIVD; translated from the coding sequence ATGACAATCGAACAGTTGAAGTATATAGTCGAAATCGGAAAAACCGGCTCCCTGAAGGCAGCGGCAGAACAACTCCACATCACTCTCCCTGCCCTTAGCCAGTCAATCAAACAGTTGGAAAAAGAACTCAACATCCCCATCTTCCATCGTTCCAGAAGGGGCTCGATCCCGACCGAGGAAGGACGCCGGCTCATCGAAAAAGCCCAGGTCGTCCTCTTGAAGCTCCAGGATTTCATGGATGAAGTCGAAACCTACACGGAAACCATGAACGGCGAAATCAAGGTCGCCACGTATCCCGGCCCCATGGAGATCCTCGTGCGCGTCATCACGGAGCTGAAGCGGGAATACCCGAACGTCAAGGCGTCCGTCTATGAAAACAGTACCGAGTTCATCATCGACCGCGTCCTCGAAGGCGAGGTCGACGTCGGCTTCATCACCTATACGGAAAAAGAAGAAAAGCGATACCGCAATCTCGTTTTCAAGAAGCTCGTCGACGGGCATATGGTTGCCGCCGTCAACAAGCACTCCCCCCTTGCCAAGGAAACGCTCATCACCCAGGACATGCTCATCGGCCAACCCATCGTCCTGTACAATGACAAGTACATCCAAGAATTCATGAAGGGCTTCAGCTCCCTCCCCTTCGACATCCTGTTCACCACCAACAACGTCGACACGATCCGCCTCGCCCTCGAGACCAACACGGCCATCAACATCGGCTTCGACTACGCCTTCCGCACCGACGCAGGATTATCCCGAAGCGCCGAATACGTACTCGTGAACTTCGCACCGCCTTATTATAAAACGTATTCCTTCGGGTATTTTTATAACGCGAATAATGGATTGTCCCGGGTCATCCGGGAGTTTTTGAAGAGGGTGCGGTCGGTGATTGTGGATTAG
- a CDS encoding polynucleotide kinase-phosphatase, with product MMKIVIPHAGIVLLIGPSNSGKTTLLRELVEEDILAPSEIVSSDEFRKLVGDVEFIDWKDRPKEEADALYDTYQQISKEAFGMMDAVIGARCRMNKLTFVDATHLHPDDRKRYIAMAKENHVPVVALILDTDQDQLLERDLHRDNPRGKRRIKQQYQIFKREKRFVKKEGYRAVYTVRPSDSVEWIRGGNPLELDVGNGVDIIGDVHGCFDELIELLVKLGYEENEDGFYIHPYGRTFLSLGDIMSRGPKSFETMTFFHRHVERGLAHIIDSNHGWKIARYLGGRNVTLSHGDEWIAEMLERYEAEHGEEAVNELKETWRSFLLRAPSHLVLKQNAVPVAVCAHAGIKDEFIGKQSHAVSDFCRYGDTDGFHEDGRPVRKDWTVHHHNSLLILWGHDPKPKPLMMNNTLNIDQGVVFGGELTAYRYPERTLLSVKGKTDYSGSDSNPLEELAEKRLHPPNIARFLNGYSVETETYGEVVIPKAQIIPTIDAVSHFTVPVEELIYIPPTMSPTPKASTVDGFLEHPQDAIDYYRSLGINRMVAEKKHMGSRGILLLFKDAEAGERVIGRRTLGVMYTRTGRRFFQEEVEDRVLHTLHEDLVKGGYFSRYETDYVLLDAEIMPWNLKAKELIHTQYAHVAEQALMDRKKLTGKLAEAVGEHEGISAWLTEYEEKLHHAGVFKGVYETYCWDVEDFGDIQIAPFHVLAHSGETFFNQPHTWHMEKNREFARFSDLFVETEYKIIDGEASEQDVIEWWLEMTEDGHEGIVIKPETFLARSKGKLVQPAIKVRGQKYLHIIYGMDYTQPGNLDRLRKRNVSKKQKLALRQFALGLEGIRRFVDGESLERIHECALGTLASNADPVDPRL from the coding sequence ATGATGAAGATTGTAATCCCACATGCCGGCATTGTCCTTCTCATAGGGCCGTCCAATAGCGGCAAGACGACGCTCTTGCGCGAGCTGGTCGAGGAGGATATCCTGGCACCATCCGAAATCGTGAGCTCCGATGAGTTCAGGAAGCTCGTCGGAGACGTGGAATTCATCGACTGGAAGGACAGGCCGAAGGAAGAAGCCGATGCGCTGTATGATACGTACCAGCAGATCTCCAAGGAAGCGTTCGGGATGATGGATGCCGTGATCGGCGCACGCTGCCGCATGAACAAGCTGACCTTCGTCGATGCCACCCATCTGCATCCCGATGACCGGAAGCGCTACATCGCCATGGCGAAGGAGAACCATGTTCCCGTCGTGGCCCTCATCCTTGATACCGATCAGGATCAACTCCTTGAGCGCGATCTCCACAGGGACAACCCCCGAGGGAAACGCCGCATCAAGCAACAGTACCAGATTTTCAAAAGGGAAAAGCGCTTTGTGAAGAAAGAAGGCTACCGCGCTGTCTATACGGTCCGTCCTTCTGATTCCGTCGAGTGGATCCGGGGAGGCAATCCGCTGGAACTTGATGTAGGAAATGGAGTCGACATCATCGGGGACGTCCACGGATGCTTTGATGAACTGATCGAGCTCCTCGTGAAACTCGGCTATGAAGAAAATGAAGACGGATTCTACATCCATCCCTACGGGCGCACATTCCTTTCACTCGGCGACATCATGAGCCGTGGTCCCAAGTCTTTTGAGACCATGACTTTTTTCCACAGGCACGTCGAACGGGGGCTTGCCCATATTATCGACAGCAATCACGGATGGAAGATCGCGCGCTACCTTGGCGGCCGGAACGTCACCTTGAGCCACGGAGATGAGTGGATCGCGGAGATGCTTGAACGATACGAAGCGGAGCACGGGGAAGAGGCGGTCAATGAGCTGAAAGAAACATGGCGTAGCTTCCTATTAAGGGCCCCGTCCCATCTTGTGTTGAAGCAAAACGCAGTACCGGTCGCAGTCTGTGCCCATGCCGGCATCAAGGACGAATTCATCGGCAAGCAGTCCCATGCAGTCAGCGACTTCTGCCGATACGGGGATACAGATGGCTTCCATGAGGACGGGCGCCCGGTGAGAAAGGATTGGACCGTTCATCATCACAACAGCCTCTTGATCCTGTGGGGCCATGATCCGAAGCCTAAGCCCCTCATGATGAACAACACCCTGAATATCGATCAAGGCGTGGTGTTCGGAGGAGAGCTCACGGCCTACCGGTATCCGGAGCGGACGCTGCTGTCGGTGAAGGGGAAAACGGACTATTCAGGCAGTGATTCGAATCCGCTGGAAGAGCTTGCGGAAAAGCGACTTCATCCGCCGAATATCGCCCGATTCCTGAACGGCTACAGCGTGGAGACGGAAACGTACGGGGAAGTGGTCATCCCGAAGGCGCAGATCATTCCGACGATCGACGCTGTCTCCCATTTCACGGTCCCGGTCGAGGAACTCATCTACATCCCGCCGACCATGAGTCCGACTCCGAAAGCATCGACGGTCGACGGGTTCCTTGAACACCCGCAGGACGCCATCGATTACTACCGGAGTCTTGGCATCAACCGGATGGTGGCTGAGAAGAAGCATATGGGCAGCAGGGGGATCCTGCTCTTATTCAAGGACGCGGAAGCCGGGGAGCGTGTCATAGGAAGACGAACCTTAGGCGTTATGTACACGCGGACGGGTAGGCGTTTCTTCCAGGAAGAGGTGGAGGATCGTGTCCTTCATACCCTTCATGAAGATCTCGTGAAGGGTGGATATTTCTCGCGGTACGAGACCGACTATGTGCTCCTCGATGCCGAGATCATGCCGTGGAACCTGAAGGCGAAGGAACTGATCCATACCCAATACGCCCATGTGGCGGAGCAGGCACTCATGGACCGGAAGAAGCTGACGGGCAAGCTCGCGGAGGCCGTCGGGGAGCATGAAGGGATCAGCGCCTGGCTCACGGAGTATGAGGAAAAGCTTCATCATGCCGGTGTGTTCAAGGGTGTCTATGAAACCTACTGTTGGGACGTCGAGGATTTCGGCGACATCCAGATCGCCCCGTTCCACGTCCTTGCCCACAGCGGGGAAACGTTCTTCAATCAGCCTCATACGTGGCATATGGAGAAGAACCGGGAGTTTGCACGCTTCAGCGATTTATTTGTGGAGACTGAGTACAAGATCATCGATGGTGAGGCCTCGGAACAGGACGTGATCGAATGGTGGCTCGAGATGACAGAGGATGGGCATGAAGGCATCGTCATCAAGCCGGAAACCTTCCTGGCGCGGTCTAAAGGCAAGCTCGTCCAGCCTGCCATCAAGGTGAGGGGTCAGAAGTATCTCCACATCATCTACGGCATGGATTACACGCAGCCCGGGAACCTGGACCGCCTAAGAAAACGGAATGTGTCCAAGAAACAAAAGCTTGCCCTCCGGCAATTTGCCCTCGGCCTTGAAGGCATCAGGCGCTTTGTTGACGGGGAGAGCCTCGAACGCATACACGAGTGCGCCCTCGGAACGCTCGCAAGCAATGCCGACCCGGTCGATCCGAGGTTGTGA
- a CDS encoding helix-turn-helix domain-containing protein: MFFLEITQYIGRRLRYHRRTQDITIQELSKATGLSINFISSLERGKTNASINKVDILVKALNIYWVDILPSKEE; the protein is encoded by the coding sequence GTGTTCTTCTTGGAGATAACACAATATATTGGACGAAGGCTCAGATACCACCGAAGGACCCAAGATATCACCATTCAAGAACTGAGCAAGGCAACCGGACTATCCATCAACTTTATTTCGTCCCTGGAAAGAGGTAAAACAAATGCATCTATTAACAAAGTTGATATTCTTGTCAAAGCCCTGAATATCTATTGGGTGGATATACTCCCATCCAAAGAAGAGTAA
- a CDS encoding VanZ family protein — MDQTIENYIDRIVNKLDIDEIDRLELKEEMRGHIDLLKSDFIAQGLEPEEATKAALQSFGHEETLKDGLKESYSPFNNGVLLFLKLAGGAYALVLLWTLLLQRIVNNMVAYFSTPFYFNQYFWVPEGAGYFNMDAWVRNANVMPFHSLYEYISRWDHYNVDIILSNTFGNILLYIPLGFFLPLLIMKGVGMLKVVKQSAILIFLVNLAQYVLHLGRFDVDDVILGTVGALIGYLIYRPFMRWSKGMASRRVVKA; from the coding sequence ATGGATCAAACCATTGAGAACTACATCGACCGCATTGTAAACAAACTCGACATCGACGAAATCGACCGACTCGAGCTGAAAGAGGAAATGAGGGGGCACATCGACCTGTTGAAAAGCGATTTCATCGCACAGGGACTTGAGCCGGAAGAAGCGACCAAGGCGGCCCTGCAAAGCTTCGGCCATGAAGAAACCCTGAAGGACGGACTGAAGGAGTCGTATTCCCCTTTCAATAATGGCGTTCTTCTATTCCTGAAGCTGGCCGGAGGTGCCTATGCCCTTGTGCTGCTATGGACACTGCTGCTTCAACGCATCGTGAATAACATGGTGGCCTACTTCTCGACCCCTTTCTACTTCAATCAATACTTCTGGGTTCCCGAGGGGGCAGGGTATTTCAATATGGACGCATGGGTGCGGAATGCAAACGTCATGCCGTTTCACAGCCTGTATGAATACATATCGAGATGGGACCATTACAATGTCGATATCATCCTATCCAACACATTCGGCAACATCCTTCTCTACATTCCACTCGGATTCTTCCTGCCTCTCCTCATCATGAAGGGTGTGGGAATGTTGAAGGTAGTCAAACAGTCAGCCATTCTCATCTTCCTTGTGAATCTGGCACAATATGTGCTCCATTTGGGACGCTTTGATGTGGATGATGTGATCCTTGGTACCGTCGGTGCGTTGATCGGGTATCTGATCTATCGACCGTTCATGCGATGGTCGAAGGGGATGGCAAGTCGGCGGGTTGTGAAGGCGTAG
- a CDS encoding DUF1304 domain-containing protein translates to MEIIAIILVGIVAIEHLFIMILEMFFIRSKMAKRAFNLPEHLQGDPNVATMFANQGLYNGFLAAGLLWGLILGSTSTGYMIQLFFVICVVIAALFGGFTSNKGIIVKQGVPAILALIALIIVM, encoded by the coding sequence GTGGAAATCATAGCAATTATATTAGTAGGGATCGTGGCGATCGAGCATCTGTTCATCATGATCCTCGAAATGTTCTTTATCCGATCAAAGATGGCCAAACGGGCTTTCAATCTGCCGGAGCATCTCCAGGGGGATCCCAATGTGGCCACGATGTTCGCCAATCAGGGCCTTTACAATGGATTTCTTGCTGCAGGGCTTCTCTGGGGCTTGATCCTCGGAAGCACATCGACAGGCTATATGATCCAGCTATTCTTTGTGATTTGCGTGGTGATCGCTGCGTTGTTTGGCGGGTTCACTTCCAATAAGGGAATCATCGTGAAACAGGGGGTGCCAGCGATACTGGCGCTGATTGCCCTGATCATCGTGATGTAA
- a CDS encoding PadR family transcriptional regulator — MDKEIMKGSIDILLLSLISSEDMYGYQIVKALKENSDELYSMSEGTLYPALKRLEKKGWIRSYWQEPDTGARRKYYAVTEDGKAELSRKLKEWNNVNTLINRCSEGIAWIKPLRTTSTAL, encoded by the coding sequence TTGGACAAAGAAATTATGAAGGGCAGCATCGACATCCTGCTCCTATCCCTGATCAGCTCGGAGGATATGTACGGCTATCAGATCGTGAAGGCGCTGAAGGAAAACAGTGACGAGCTCTACAGCATGAGCGAAGGCACCCTCTACCCTGCTCTGAAGCGGTTGGAGAAAAAGGGATGGATCCGCTCCTACTGGCAGGAGCCCGATACGGGAGCGCGACGGAAATACTACGCCGTCACCGAAGACGGGAAGGCCGAACTGAGCCGGAAGCTAAAAGAGTGGAACAACGTCAACACCTTAATCAACAGATGTTCGGAGGGAATCGCATGGATCAAACCATTGAGAACTACATCGACCGCATTGTAA
- a CDS encoding dienelactone hydrolase family protein — MAEVLMFHHVLGRTKGIEAIADRLRDAGHFVHVPDLFDGRIFSTLEEGLEFVKGIGFGEVSARGVQAANELSNDIVYAGFSLGVPAAQKLAQTREGARGALFFHACLPPSAFDSEWPKDVPVQIHAMTEDPFFVEDGDIDAAREIVKSTNLAELFLYEGREHLFTESCLPSYDDDATKLLIKRVINFLGES, encoded by the coding sequence ATGGCAGAGGTTTTGATGTTCCATCATGTTTTGGGCCGAACAAAGGGAATTGAAGCAATAGCGGATCGATTGAGAGATGCAGGACATTTTGTTCATGTGCCAGATTTATTTGATGGCCGCATTTTTTCTACGCTGGAAGAGGGCTTGGAATTCGTGAAGGGGATTGGATTTGGAGAAGTGTCGGCGCGTGGCGTTCAGGCGGCTAACGAACTTTCAAATGATATTGTGTATGCAGGTTTTTCATTAGGTGTCCCGGCTGCACAGAAGCTCGCTCAAACACGTGAAGGCGCAAGAGGTGCACTATTCTTTCATGCCTGCCTTCCGCCCTCGGCATTCGATTCCGAGTGGCCAAAAGACGTACCGGTTCAAATTCACGCAATGACTGAAGATCCTTTTTTTGTTGAAGACGGTGACATTGATGCGGCCCGTGAGATTGTTAAATCAACCAATCTCGCTGAACTCTTTTTATATGAAGGAAGAGAACATCTCTTCACAGAGAGTTGTTTACCGTCTTACGATGATGACGCGACGAAGCTGCTCATCAAGCGAGTGATCAATTTTCTAGGTGAATCTTAA
- a CDS encoding 2,3-butanediol dehydrogenase, with translation MKALRWHDQKDIRLEEIEEPVTGAGQVKMKVKWCGICGSDLHEYLGGPIFIPVDEPHPLTGEKAPVTLGHEFSGEVVEVGEGVSNYKVGDRVVVEPIFATHGHQGAYNLDEQMGFLGLAGGGGGLSEYVAVDEELLFKLPDDLSYEQGALVEPSAVALYAVRSSKVKAGDKVAVFGCGPIGLLVIEALKAAGATDIYAVELSPERQAKAEELGAIVVNPAEVDDTVAEISRLTGGGVDVSFEVTGVPVVLRQAIQSTGIGGETIIVSIWEQGAEILPNDIVIKERTVKGIIGYRDVYPAVLSLMQKGYFSADKLVTKRIPLDDVIEEGFQSLIKEKNQVKILVQSEQK, from the coding sequence ATGAAAGCACTAAGATGGCATGACCAGAAAGACATCCGTTTGGAAGAAATCGAAGAACCGGTGACAGGTGCCGGTCAGGTGAAAATGAAAGTGAAATGGTGTGGAATCTGCGGTAGTGATCTTCATGAATACTTGGGCGGACCGATCTTCATCCCGGTCGATGAGCCCCATCCTCTTACCGGCGAAAAAGCGCCTGTCACCCTCGGGCATGAGTTCTCCGGTGAAGTCGTGGAAGTCGGAGAAGGCGTGAGCAATTATAAAGTAGGCGACCGCGTTGTCGTGGAACCGATCTTCGCCACACATGGCCACCAAGGCGCTTATAATCTCGATGAGCAAATGGGCTTCCTAGGACTTGCAGGCGGCGGTGGCGGCTTGAGTGAATACGTGGCTGTCGATGAAGAGCTCCTCTTCAAGCTTCCGGATGACCTTTCCTATGAACAGGGCGCACTTGTGGAACCGTCTGCTGTGGCCCTATACGCGGTACGTTCAAGTAAAGTAAAGGCAGGGGATAAAGTCGCGGTGTTCGGATGCGGGCCGATCGGGCTTCTTGTGATCGAAGCATTGAAAGCCGCTGGTGCGACCGATATCTATGCCGTCGAGCTTTCTCCTGAGAGACAAGCCAAGGCAGAAGAACTCGGTGCGATTGTCGTCAACCCTGCAGAAGTGGACGATACCGTGGCGGAAATCAGCCGCCTCACCGGTGGAGGTGTCGATGTATCCTTCGAAGTGACAGGGGTACCGGTCGTCCTTCGCCAGGCAATCCAGTCAACAGGGATCGGTGGCGAAACAATCATCGTCTCCATCTGGGAACAGGGAGCGGAAATCCTGCCGAATGACATCGTCATCAAGGAACGGACCGTCAAAGGCATCATCGGCTACCGCGACGTGTATCCGGCCGTCCTTTCCCTCATGCAAAAAGGCTACTTCTCTGCCGACAAACTCGTCACCAAACGGATCCCTCTCGATGACGTCATCGAAGAAGGCTTCCAGAGCCTGATCAAGGAGAAGAATCAGGTGAAGATTTTGGTGCAATCAGAACAGAAGTAA
- a CDS encoding methyltransferase domain-containing protein, whose protein sequence is MQLTIHTADKDARVISHLLAKNPANLYERSQNGHLVRMFFSTFSEDEVEVTFFVTPDPIELSRDGSEKYDITSYINDREFSVSSIFCTFLRTSLGTALNGKPKEAYTEWVDHAFPFTFEFGPLASSLSDGAITELFDPLGFAVGIDRSEGEPAARFITLKGRTTLQLGLRQLFVLIPVLDQYKHYYIDEKEIDKIERYGEGWLDDHPKRAFILQRALRFKDVYRHVLPEEGKGKSEPAKPRLNDTRYESIIHVVKGLRTKSSVVDMGSGEGKLAARLGFVPGIEEILAVEPSEQAALKALKRFEKAESQPGFLKPTNVMGSLFYYDERLRNKDVIILCEVIEHIDQHRLPKIMETILGAYRPRTLLITTPNAEYNRVYDMGEGYRHPDHRFEWTREEFQTWCRNMDGDQAYDITHQGIGDDHDTHGQPTQFAIFTRKEES, encoded by the coding sequence ATGCAATTGACGATCCATACGGCAGATAAGGATGCGAGAGTCATCTCCCATCTGCTTGCGAAGAACCCGGCGAACCTCTACGAGCGTAGTCAGAACGGGCATCTCGTTCGGATGTTTTTCAGCACGTTCAGTGAGGATGAGGTGGAAGTGACCTTCTTCGTGACGCCCGACCCGATCGAACTGTCGAGGGACGGTTCGGAGAAATATGACATCACTTCCTACATCAATGACCGCGAATTTTCCGTAAGCAGCATCTTCTGTACGTTCCTGCGCACGTCCCTCGGCACGGCCCTCAACGGCAAACCGAAGGAAGCCTACACGGAGTGGGTGGATCATGCCTTTCCGTTCACATTCGAGTTCGGCCCCCTCGCATCCTCTCTGTCGGACGGGGCGATCACCGAGCTGTTCGATCCCCTTGGATTTGCCGTGGGGATCGACCGGAGCGAAGGGGAACCGGCCGCCAGGTTCATCACACTGAAAGGGAGAACGACCCTCCAACTAGGACTGAGGCAGCTGTTCGTCCTCATCCCGGTCCTTGATCAGTACAAGCACTACTATATCGATGAAAAGGAAATCGACAAGATTGAGAGATACGGGGAAGGGTGGCTCGATGATCACCCGAAACGTGCATTCATCCTGCAGCGGGCCCTCCGCTTCAAGGATGTATACCGCCATGTTCTTCCCGAGGAAGGGAAAGGAAAGTCGGAGCCGGCCAAACCGAGACTCAATGATACCCGGTATGAGTCGATCATCCACGTGGTCAAAGGACTACGAACGAAATCGAGCGTGGTCGACATGGGCTCAGGGGAAGGAAAGCTGGCCGCACGCCTTGGGTTTGTTCCCGGAATAGAAGAGATCCTTGCTGTCGAACCGTCGGAGCAGGCCGCCCTGAAGGCATTGAAGCGTTTCGAGAAAGCGGAAAGTCAGCCGGGATTCCTGAAACCGACAAACGTGATGGGGTCGTTATTCTATTATGATGAGCGCCTCCGGAATAAGGATGTGATCATCCTGTGCGAAGTGATCGAGCATATCGATCAACACCGCCTGCCGAAGATCATGGAGACGATCCTTGGTGCCTACAGACCGCGCACCCTCCTGATCACGACGCCAAACGCCGAGTACAACCGGGTGTACGACATGGGGGAAGGATACCGCCACCCCGATCACCGGTTCGAATGGACACGTGAAGAGTTCCAGACCTGGTGCCGGAATATGGACGGGGATCAAGCGTATGATATCACCCATCAGGGAATCGGTGATGACCATGACACCCACGGGCAGCCGACGCAGTTTGCCATTTTCACACGAAAGGAGGAATCATGA